One window of Thermocoleostomius sinensis A174 genomic DNA carries:
- a CDS encoding heavy metal-responsive transcriptional regulator, protein MNKTASIATALEQRLKIGEVAAMSGLPVKTVRYYEEIGLLAPTVERSQAGYRLFRSQVLNRLAFIKRAQALGLSLNEVQEILVVHDNGQLPCGEVKQHLEAKVSEINQQIEALQTLKAELQGILSGWQDQPPSDRIAQTICPNIQSA, encoded by the coding sequence ATGAATAAAACAGCCAGTATAGCAACTGCTCTTGAACAGCGATTGAAGATTGGTGAAGTTGCAGCTATGAGTGGGTTGCCTGTGAAGACCGTTCGCTACTACGAGGAAATTGGGCTACTTGCCCCAACGGTGGAGCGATCGCAGGCAGGTTATCGCTTGTTTCGATCGCAAGTCTTAAACCGACTAGCATTTATCAAGCGAGCGCAAGCACTGGGGCTGAGCCTGAATGAGGTACAAGAAATTTTGGTAGTGCATGATAATGGTCAATTGCCCTGCGGCGAAGTGAAGCAACATTTAGAAGCCAAAGTATCCGAAATTAATCAGCAGATTGAAGCCCTGCAAACCTTAAAAGCCGAACTGCAAGGCATTTTGTCGGGCTGGCAAGATCAGCCACCCAGCGATCGCATTGCTCAAACTATCTGCCCCAATATTCAGTCTGCTTAA
- a CDS encoding prepilin peptidase: MAALIVVLVIFALGASVGSFLNVVIYRLPIELSLLHPPSHCPHCGKCLKIYDNVPVWGWLKLKGRCRYCQHPIACRYVFVEVATGALFVFTFWAFSPSMPLLGYWVFFSWLIALALIDLDTMTLPNALTQSGLVAGLVFQAMLGWTDSGTIAGTTEQLWRGLIGAVVGIWLFDLITLVGSIVLGQTAMGGGDAKLAAMMGAWLGWQQLLLAGFLACVLGTIIGSGALALQLINRRQPMPFGPFLALGAVLTVFWGPTIVSAYQQLWLTP, from the coding sequence ATGGCTGCACTGATTGTGGTTCTCGTCATTTTTGCGTTAGGAGCGTCTGTTGGGAGCTTTCTCAATGTGGTGATTTATCGGCTTCCAATTGAATTATCGTTGCTACATCCGCCATCGCACTGTCCTCACTGTGGCAAATGCTTGAAAATTTATGACAATGTACCTGTTTGGGGCTGGTTGAAGCTGAAGGGACGCTGTCGATATTGCCAACATCCGATCGCCTGCCGATACGTGTTCGTGGAAGTTGCCACGGGTGCTTTATTTGTCTTCACTTTCTGGGCATTTTCCCCATCAATGCCGCTGTTGGGCTACTGGGTCTTCTTCAGTTGGTTAATAGCATTAGCGCTGATTGATCTAGACACAATGACATTGCCCAACGCATTGACCCAATCTGGGCTGGTGGCAGGCTTGGTATTTCAAGCAATGTTGGGCTGGACTGATAGTGGCACGATCGCCGGAACGACGGAACAGCTTTGGCGTGGGCTGATAGGAGCCGTGGTCGGCATCTGGCTTTTTGATCTCATCACGCTAGTGGGATCGATCGTCCTTGGGCAAACCGCGATGGGCGGGGGCGATGCTAAGTTAGCGGCGATGATGGGGGCCTGGTTGGGGTGGCAACAGCTACTTCTGGCTGGCTTTTTGGCTTGTGTATTGGGAACAATCATTGGGAGTGGTGCATTGGCGTTGCAATTAATTAATCGTCGTCAACCCATGCCCTTTGGCCCATTTTTAGCACTTGGTGCGGTTCTAACTGTCTTTTGGGGACCTACGATCGTCTCCGCCTATCAGCAGCTATGGCTGACTCCCTAA
- the psbD gene encoding photosystem II D2 protein (photosystem q(a) protein) has protein sequence MTIAMGRAQAERGWFDVLDDWLKRDRFVFVGWSGLLLFPCAYLALGGWLTGTTFVTSWYTHGIASSYLEGCNFLTVAVSTPPNALGHSLLFLWGPEAQWDFTRWCQLGGLWTFVALHGAFGLIGFMLRQFEIARLVGIRPYNAIAFSAPIAVFVSVFLMYPLGQSSWFFAPSFGVAAIFRFLLFFQGFHNWTLNPFHMMGVAGVLGGALLCAIHGATVENTLFEDGEGANTFRAFEPTQAEETYSMVTANRFWSQIFGIAFSNKRWLHFFMLFVPVTGLWMSAVGVVGLGLNLRAYDFVSQEIRAAEDPEFETFYTKNILLNEGIRAWMAPQDQPHENFVFPEEVLPRGNAL, from the coding sequence ATGACCATAGCAATGGGACGAGCGCAAGCAGAGCGAGGATGGTTCGACGTCCTCGACGACTGGCTCAAGCGCGACCGATTCGTCTTTGTCGGCTGGTCGGGACTTTTGCTGTTCCCGTGCGCCTACCTGGCTCTGGGCGGCTGGCTGACTGGCACCACCTTCGTCACCTCCTGGTACACCCACGGCATCGCCTCGAGCTACCTGGAGGGCTGCAACTTTCTGACCGTGGCAGTGTCAACGCCCCCCAACGCACTCGGACACTCCCTGCTGTTTCTGTGGGGACCTGAAGCCCAGTGGGACTTCACCCGCTGGTGCCAACTGGGCGGGTTGTGGACGTTTGTCGCCCTGCACGGTGCGTTCGGACTGATTGGCTTCATGCTGCGGCAGTTTGAGATCGCTCGCTTGGTGGGCATCCGCCCGTACAACGCCATCGCCTTTTCGGCGCCGATTGCGGTGTTTGTCAGTGTGTTTCTGATGTACCCGCTGGGACAGTCGAGTTGGTTTTTTGCCCCCAGCTTTGGGGTAGCGGCGATATTCCGGTTTCTGCTGTTTTTCCAAGGGTTCCACAACTGGACGCTGAATCCGTTCCACATGATGGGAGTTGCCGGAGTGTTGGGCGGTGCGCTGTTGTGTGCGATTCATGGTGCGACCGTGGAGAACACGCTGTTTGAGGACGGCGAGGGTGCCAACACCTTCCGCGCCTTCGAGCCGACCCAAGCGGAAGAGACCTACTCGATGGTGACAGCGAACCGCTTCTGGTCACAGATATTCGGGATTGCCTTCTCGAACAAGCGGTGGTTGCACTTTTTCATGTTGTTCGTGCCGGTAACGGGCTTGTGGATGAGTGCGGTCGGTGTGGTCGGACTTGGGTTGAACCTGCGGGCGTATGACTTTGTGTCGCAGGAGATTCGAGCGGCAGAAGACCCGGAGTTTGAGACGTTCTACACCAAGAACATCTTGTTGAACGAGGGCATCCGTGCTTGGATGGCTCCTCAAGACCAACCCCACGAAAACTTTGTATTCCCTGAGGAAGTTCTGCCTCGCGGTAATGCACTGTAA